From Streptomyces chrestomyceticus JCM 4735, one genomic window encodes:
- a CDS encoding FHA domain-containing protein: protein MTERLWTCPECRTPVTGRFCEECGCADGAQGAAGGHPLPSPSAVFRLAETAATVAVTMAVVPFVQALASRAAQDAYEGARELLRKIARRHRADDEVVISDPQADLTLRIHIEATDEALRALAGLDLRARQTGESPAEVIWNRERRSWEILAATRWVALVNADREYFAQMTADSTDGAQGSLSFPPYCPERRIPITGRGLLQIGRGVHRGARPEIDLAVPQDPGVSLRHAVLEEQPDGSWTVVDLGSLNGTTVNMAPDPIAPHTPLPLVDGDRVHLGAWTTITLHRI from the coding sequence GTGACTGAGCGCTTGTGGACCTGCCCGGAGTGCCGCACCCCGGTGACCGGCCGATTCTGCGAGGAGTGCGGCTGTGCCGACGGCGCTCAAGGCGCGGCCGGGGGCCACCCGTTGCCCTCCCCCTCCGCCGTCTTCCGGCTGGCCGAGACGGCCGCCACGGTCGCGGTGACCATGGCGGTCGTCCCGTTCGTCCAAGCCCTCGCATCGCGGGCGGCCCAGGACGCGTACGAAGGAGCCCGTGAGCTGCTGCGCAAGATCGCCCGCAGGCACCGTGCGGACGACGAGGTCGTCATCAGCGATCCGCAGGCAGACCTCACCTTGCGCATCCACATCGAGGCCACGGACGAAGCCCTGCGCGCCTTGGCCGGTTTGGACCTGCGGGCCCGGCAGACCGGGGAAAGCCCCGCTGAGGTGATCTGGAACCGTGAGCGGCGGAGTTGGGAGATCCTCGCAGCCACCCGCTGGGTGGCGCTGGTCAACGCCGACCGTGAGTACTTCGCACAGATGACGGCCGACAGCACCGACGGTGCCCAGGGCTCCTTGAGCTTCCCGCCGTACTGTCCCGAGCGCCGTATCCCGATCACGGGTCGGGGACTGCTGCAGATCGGCCGCGGTGTGCACCGGGGTGCCCGCCCAGAGATCGACCTCGCGGTGCCTCAAGACCCTGGCGTCTCCCTCCGGCACGCCGTGCTGGAGGAGCAGCCAGACGGTAGCTGGACGGTCGTTGACTTGGGTTCTCTCAACGGCACCACCGTGAACATGGCACCTGATCCCATCGCCCCCCACACGCCCCTTCCCCTCGTGGACGGCGACCGCGTCCACCTCGGTGCCTGGACCACCATCACCCTTCACCGCATCTGA
- a CDS encoding MFS transporter, which yields MFVNRLGGFVQVFIVLYLTGLGFSAAQASLTLAAYGTGSVVGVLAGGRLCDHVGGHATIVGSMVVSSVLLPAVPYTRNFTVLLLVLALQAAAGQAYRPAAADLLSRMVPADRHVMIFAMYRLAINLGAAAAPLLGAALIAVSYDLLFFTEATVGLVYATVVARCVPRRRHQAPVARARPGPRGRGYRPLLADRRYLLLLLAMLISTLVYVQYLSALPLAVRDQDLSTTVYAALITVNGLTVVAFELPVTRFTQRCRVRPVTAAGTALTCLGMTLYGPAWGIAGLVAATLTWSFGEAVSAPTLFLAYPARAGPPDLRGRYLGAASAVYGLGSTVGPVLAVAGWDLLGRSLWWWSAVAGLMAVPAAWAGVRPDAHGDGSRRADGP from the coding sequence ATGTTCGTCAACCGGCTCGGCGGGTTCGTCCAGGTGTTCATCGTCCTCTACCTGACCGGCCTGGGGTTCTCCGCGGCGCAGGCGAGTCTGACGCTCGCCGCGTACGGCACGGGCTCGGTGGTCGGAGTCCTCGCGGGCGGCCGGCTGTGCGACCACGTCGGCGGGCACGCCACCATCGTCGGGTCCATGGTGGTGTCGTCGGTGCTGCTGCCCGCTGTCCCGTACACCAGGAACTTCACTGTGCTGCTGCTCGTCCTCGCCCTTCAGGCAGCCGCCGGGCAGGCTTACCGTCCGGCCGCGGCCGACCTGCTGAGCCGGATGGTGCCGGCCGACCGGCACGTCATGATCTTCGCGATGTACCGCTTGGCGATCAACCTCGGCGCCGCGGCGGCCCCGCTGCTGGGCGCGGCACTCATCGCCGTGTCGTACGACCTCCTGTTCTTCACGGAGGCGACCGTCGGCCTGGTCTACGCGACCGTCGTCGCACGGTGCGTGCCCAGGCGAAGACACCAGGCACCAGTGGCCCGCGCCCGCCCGGGCCCGCGCGGACGCGGCTACCGCCCGCTCCTCGCCGACCGCCGCTACCTGCTCCTGCTCCTCGCCATGCTGATCAGCACCCTGGTCTACGTCCAGTACCTGTCCGCCCTGCCGCTCGCCGTACGCGACCAGGACCTGTCCACCACGGTCTACGCGGCGCTCATCACGGTCAACGGGCTCACCGTCGTCGCCTTCGAACTCCCCGTCACACGCTTCACCCAGCGGTGCCGCGTACGTCCGGTGACCGCCGCGGGAACGGCACTGACCTGCCTCGGGATGACGCTGTACGGACCGGCCTGGGGCATCGCCGGACTGGTGGCCGCGACCCTGACATGGTCCTTCGGCGAAGCCGTGTCGGCTCCCACCCTGTTCCTGGCCTACCCGGCCAGGGCGGGCCCACCGGACCTGCGGGGCCGCTACCTGGGCGCGGCGAGTGCGGTGTACGGTCTCGGATCCACCGTGGGCCCGGTTCTCGCGGTCGCCGGCTGGGATCTGCTCGGCCGCTCCCTGTGGTGGTGGTCGGCCGTCGCCGGGCTGATGGCCGTACCCGCCGCGTGGGCAGGAGTACGGCCGGACGCACACGGCGACGGCTCACGTCGGGCCGACGGCCCCTGA
- a CDS encoding class I SAM-dependent methyltransferase: MCESAEKFNTAMSAWREWQEAPGGRLRYALAEANLGRHLEGLPGGDGGDAVRLAARGHRVTTVDYAPAMLAAAVERAEASGLTELITCVRADVHALPVGLATGEFNVVLCHSLLQYVDDARPTLSAALARGVSPSRQSP, from the coding sequence ATGTGTGAGTCTGCGGAGAAGTTCAACACGGCGATGTCTGCCTGGCGGGAGTGGCAGGAGGCACCCGGGGGTCGTCTGCGCTACGCGCTGGCTGAAGCGAACCTGGGCCGCCACCTTGAGGGCCTGCCGGGCGGGGACGGCGGCGATGCCGTACGCCTGGCCGCTCGCGGGCACCGCGTCACGACCGTCGACTACGCGCCCGCGATGCTCGCCGCGGCGGTTGAGCGGGCCGAGGCGAGCGGCCTGACGGAGCTGATCACCTGCGTCCGGGCCGATGTGCATGCGCTGCCCGTCGGCCTTGCCACCGGGGAATTCAACGTGGTGCTGTGCCACAGCCTCCTCCAGTACGTGGACGATGCCCGCCCCACGCTCTCCGCGGCCCTCGCCCGGGGCGTCTCGCCGAGCAGGCAATCGCCATGA
- a CDS encoding NADP-dependent oxidoreductase: MSRAVRYRRFGGPEVLELQEIPEPHAAPDEVRVRVTAAGLNPMDWQIAPQPDMAAQFGITLPAGFGSDFAGVVDEVGAEATGFVIGDRVFGGAIGRSVADFVLVKTSTATLWRTPEGIGDQVAGTLPVSGLTACAALAAIGLRAGDTVLIGGAAGGVGIFAVQLAKLAGARVLGTASEGTFDFLRGLGAEPVTYGPGLADRVRALAPEGITAATDLFAREAAETALKLGVAPERISVVADGPAPPPGVRKTGALDAERGALERIAEAVHRGEITVPIAAAYPVERIREAVTTQAQRHVHGKIVITL, encoded by the coding sequence ATGAGCAGAGCTGTCCGTTACCGGCGCTTCGGCGGTCCCGAAGTACTCGAACTGCAGGAGATACCCGAGCCGCACGCCGCGCCGGACGAGGTGCGCGTCCGGGTCACGGCCGCCGGGCTGAATCCGATGGACTGGCAGATCGCCCCACAGCCCGACATGGCGGCGCAGTTCGGCATCACCTTGCCGGCCGGGTTCGGCAGCGACTTCGCCGGAGTGGTGGACGAGGTGGGCGCCGAAGCCACGGGTTTCGTGATCGGCGACCGGGTGTTCGGGGGCGCGATCGGCCGGTCCGTCGCCGATTTCGTGCTGGTCAAGACGTCTACTGCCACACTGTGGCGCACCCCGGAGGGCATCGGCGACCAGGTGGCGGGCACGCTTCCGGTGTCCGGCCTGACGGCCTGCGCCGCGCTCGCCGCGATCGGGCTCCGCGCCGGGGACACCGTCCTGATCGGCGGGGCGGCGGGTGGCGTGGGCATCTTCGCCGTGCAGTTGGCGAAGCTGGCGGGCGCCCGGGTGCTCGGCACCGCCTCCGAGGGCACGTTCGACTTCCTGCGCGGGCTCGGCGCCGAACCCGTGACGTACGGCCCCGGCCTGGCGGACCGGGTGCGGGCCCTGGCGCCCGAGGGGATCACCGCCGCGACCGACCTGTTCGCAAGGGAGGCGGCCGAGACCGCGCTCAAGCTCGGCGTGGCACCCGAGCGGATCTCCGTCGTGGCCGACGGCCCCGCCCCGCCGCCCGGGGTGCGCAAGACGGGTGCCCTCGACGCGGAGCGAGGCGCCCTGGAACGGATCGCCGAAGCGGTCCATCGCGGGGAGATCACGGTGCCGATCGCGGCGGCCTACCCGGTCGAGCGGATCCGCGAAGCCGTGACGACACAGGCCCAGAGGCATGTGCACGGCAAGATCGTGATCACACTGTAG
- a CDS encoding TetR/AcrR family transcriptional regulator translates to MTRWQPDAPGRLAAAALDLFEENGYENTTVIEIAERAGLTKSTFFRHFPDKREVLFGRGTVAALLVEGIDSAPPAAGPLDTVADALDALGRTFFTADRREFSRRRQAVLNAHTELREREALKRIDLTAAMIEALNRRGVPILTARVAAKLGALAWEIAFDQWIGTGNKEDFGPLARQALAEVRAAGPVSETRIVS, encoded by the coding sequence ATGACTCGCTGGCAACCCGACGCACCAGGCCGACTCGCCGCCGCCGCCCTCGACCTCTTCGAGGAGAACGGCTACGAGAACACCACCGTGATCGAGATCGCGGAGCGCGCGGGGCTCACCAAGAGCACGTTCTTCCGGCACTTCCCGGACAAGCGCGAGGTGCTCTTCGGCCGAGGCACGGTGGCCGCCCTGCTCGTAGAGGGGATCGACTCGGCGCCGCCGGCGGCCGGACCGCTCGACACGGTGGCGGACGCCCTCGACGCACTCGGCCGGACGTTCTTCACCGCCGACCGCCGCGAGTTCAGCCGCCGGCGCCAGGCCGTGCTGAACGCCCATACGGAACTGCGGGAACGTGAAGCCCTGAAGAGGATCGACCTCACCGCCGCGATGATCGAGGCTCTCAACCGCCGCGGAGTCCCGATCCTGACCGCGCGCGTCGCCGCGAAACTGGGCGCGCTGGCCTGGGAGATCGCCTTCGATCAGTGGATCGGCACCGGCAACAAAGAGGACTTCGGCCCACTGGCACGGCAAGCGCTCGCCGAAGTACGCGCGGCCGGACCCGTGTCTGAAACGCGGATCGTGTCGTGA